One region of Poecile atricapillus isolate bPoeAtr1 chromosome 8, bPoeAtr1.hap1, whole genome shotgun sequence genomic DNA includes:
- the KY gene encoding kyphoscoliosis peptidase isoform X2, with the protein MGCAGRERARLAKAGQHSRLRGAAEARRQHRCPGHALMGTMDFKTDASAVTINLLLIVRPEEAASKEKGQREGQTEGGRGAGSEGDGNGNSRSQPPQGPDLNGRRGPTDPCEQTPPITLGPDKGTQVTVEIHHEDTSPQLIKRLSLGKGSQRLRGHDNKGFQKTEAPRPPGAKDLHAYPWDKSSLKSMPVDLQQFEKLDAYALKVNVKNSVEELVKALLKQARTDLEKVRAIWMWICHHIEYDVVGYHNKSQLSSKPRDVLQMGKSICEGYAELFEHMCSLAGIQCKKLSGHAKGHGYKTGQTFTGDSDHAWNAVYLEGRWHLLDSTWGSGSVDDSFTKFTYRYNEFYFLTHPALFINNHFPDNSNWQLLKPTLTLKEFENNMLHSSNFYMLGLLAAHPETPIIQTVNGKASVSVDCRPGTLFMFKLKGTDEHGLMTLKKRGMKLDIYPQKTGRHKLEIFAKPSKAEAPDDVFKCVVEYVVECESVDKAMRFPKDLHQPVGPSWFSERQGFLQPSHREPILHTNDGRCSLTFTLGKDISVLTSLHTEGSSLTEDMGRRHVLQIHRGNQIELKVHLPHAGNFVLKIYSKKKSDPGNYDYIFNYLIRCLNTEVKWPAFPRSYSKWLQDYEILEPLSGLLPANRNVQFKLKMHGVAKVLVQAENTYPLTQKKGCWEGTCNTSGCREVFVMVHENANHSFYSHVLKYEVETQ; encoded by the exons ATGGGCTGCGCTGGGCGGGAGCGCGCTCGCCTTGCCAAGGCTGGGCAGCACTCGCGGCTGCGGGGCGCGGCGGAGGCTCGGCGGCAGCACCGGTGCCCCGGCCATGCGCTAATGGGTACCATGGACTTTAAGACAGATGCCAGTGCAGTCACCATCAATCTGCTGCTTATTGTGCGCCCCGAGGAGGCGGCGAGCAAGGAGAAGGGGCAGCGAGAGGGGCAGACGGAAGGCGGCCGAGGCGCAG GTTCGGAGGGTGATGGCAATGGAAACAGCAGATCACAGCCACCTCAGGGCCCAGACCTGAATG GCCGGCGTGGCCCCACAGACCCCTGTGAGCAGACACCACCCATCACGTTGGGCCCTGACAAAG GAACCCAAGTGACAGTGGAGATTCACCACGAGGATACCAGCCCCCAGCTCATCAAGAGACTCTCCCTGGGAAAAG GTTCCCAGAGGCTGAGAGGACACGACAACAAAG GTTTCCAGAAGACTGAGGCCCCGCGGCCACCGGGAGCAAAGGACCTCCATG CATATCCATGGGACAAATCCTCTTTGAAATCCATGCCAGTAGATCTGCAGCAATTTGAGAAGCTGGATGCCTACGCATTAAAA GTGAATGTCAAGAACAGTGTGGAGGAACTGGTCAAAGCCCTGCTGAAACAAGCCCGGACTGACCTGGAAAAGGTCCGAGCCATATGGATGTGGATATGCCATCACATAG AATACGACGTCGTGGGCTACCACAACAAAAGCCAGCTGTCGAGCAAGCCCAGAGATGTGCTTCAGATGGGCAAGAGCATTTGTGAGGGCTATGCCGAGCTCTTTGAACATATGTGCAG TCTTGCAGGGATTCAGTGCAAGAAGCTCTCAGGACATGCCAAGGGACACGGGTACAAGACAGGGCAGACCTTTACAGGGGACTCTGACCATGCCTGGAATGCTGTCTACCTTGAGGGAAGGTGGCATTTACTGGACAGCACCTGGGGCAGCGGTTCTGTGGATGATTCCTTCACCAAGTTCACCTACAG gtACAATGAGTTTTACTTTCTGACTCACCCGGCCCTGTTCATTAACAATCACTTCCCAGATAACAGTAACTGGCAGCTTCTTAAGCCCACGCTGACGCTGAAGGAGTTTGAGAACAACATGCTGCACAGCAGCAACTTCTAcatgctggggctgctggctgcACACCCAGAGACTCCTATCATCCAAACAG TAAATGGAAAAGCCTCTGTATCCGTGGACTGCCGTCCTGGCACGTTATTTATGTTTAAGCTGAAGGGAACAGATGAACACGGTTTGATGACTTTGAAAAAACGCGGGATGAAGCTGGATATCTACCCACAGAAGACAGGGAGACACAAGCTGGAGATCTTTGCCAAGCCCTCCAAGGCTGAGGCTCCAGATGACGTCTTCAAGTGCGTGGTGGAGTACGTGGTGGAGTGCGAGTCTGTGGACAAGGCCATGCGCTTCCCCAAGGACCTGCACCAGCCCGTCGGGCCCAGCTGGTTCTCAGAGCGCCAGGGCTTCCTGCAGCCGTCACACCGCGAGCCCATCCTGCACACCAATGACGGGCGCTGCTCCCTCACCTTCACCCTGGGCAAGGACATCAGTGTCCTCACCTCGCTGCACACCGAGGGCAGCAGCCTCACGGAGGACATGGGCAGGCGGCACGTGCTGCAGATCCACCGCGGAAACCAGATCGAGCTGAAGGTCCATCTCCCGCACGCGGGGAACTTCGTTCTCAAAATCTACTCTAAGAAGAAGTCGGACCCTGGTAATTACGACTACATCTTCAACTACCTCATCAGGTGCCTGAACACGGAGGTGAAGTGGCCAGCCTTCCCCCGGAGCTACAGCAAGTGGCTGCAAGACTACGAGATCCTGGAGCCGCTCTCGGGCCTGCTGCCCGCCAACCGCAACGTCCAGTTCAAACTCAAAATGCACGGCGTTGCCAAGGTGCTGGTCCAGGCTGAGAACACCTACCCTCTCACCCAGAagaagggctgctgggaggGAACCTGCAACACCTCGGGGTGCAGAGAGGTGTTTGTGATGGTGCACGAGAATGCCAACCACAGCTTCTACTCTCACGTCCTCAAATACGAAGTTGAGACCCAGTAA
- the KY gene encoding kyphoscoliosis peptidase isoform X1: MGCAGRERARLAKAGQHSRLRGAAEARRQHRCPGHALMGTMDFKTDASAVTINLLLIVRPEEAASKEKGQREGQTEGGRGAGSEGDGNGNSRSQPPQGPDLNGTEMFPFVPPGRRGPTDPCEQTPPITLGPDKGTQVTVEIHHEDTSPQLIKRLSLGKGSQRLRGHDNKGFQKTEAPRPPGAKDLHAYPWDKSSLKSMPVDLQQFEKLDAYALKVNVKNSVEELVKALLKQARTDLEKVRAIWMWICHHIEYDVVGYHNKSQLSSKPRDVLQMGKSICEGYAELFEHMCSLAGIQCKKLSGHAKGHGYKTGQTFTGDSDHAWNAVYLEGRWHLLDSTWGSGSVDDSFTKFTYRYNEFYFLTHPALFINNHFPDNSNWQLLKPTLTLKEFENNMLHSSNFYMLGLLAAHPETPIIQTVNGKASVSVDCRPGTLFMFKLKGTDEHGLMTLKKRGMKLDIYPQKTGRHKLEIFAKPSKAEAPDDVFKCVVEYVVECESVDKAMRFPKDLHQPVGPSWFSERQGFLQPSHREPILHTNDGRCSLTFTLGKDISVLTSLHTEGSSLTEDMGRRHVLQIHRGNQIELKVHLPHAGNFVLKIYSKKKSDPGNYDYIFNYLIRCLNTEVKWPAFPRSYSKWLQDYEILEPLSGLLPANRNVQFKLKMHGVAKVLVQAENTYPLTQKKGCWEGTCNTSGCREVFVMVHENANHSFYSHVLKYEVETQ, encoded by the exons ATGGGCTGCGCTGGGCGGGAGCGCGCTCGCCTTGCCAAGGCTGGGCAGCACTCGCGGCTGCGGGGCGCGGCGGAGGCTCGGCGGCAGCACCGGTGCCCCGGCCATGCGCTAATGGGTACCATGGACTTTAAGACAGATGCCAGTGCAGTCACCATCAATCTGCTGCTTATTGTGCGCCCCGAGGAGGCGGCGAGCAAGGAGAAGGGGCAGCGAGAGGGGCAGACGGAAGGCGGCCGAGGCGCAG GTTCGGAGGGTGATGGCAATGGAAACAGCAGATCACAGCCACCTCAGGGCCCAGACCTGAATG GCACTGAGATGTTTCCCTTTGTGCCCCCAGGCCGGCGTGGCCCCACAGACCCCTGTGAGCAGACACCACCCATCACGTTGGGCCCTGACAAAG GAACCCAAGTGACAGTGGAGATTCACCACGAGGATACCAGCCCCCAGCTCATCAAGAGACTCTCCCTGGGAAAAG GTTCCCAGAGGCTGAGAGGACACGACAACAAAG GTTTCCAGAAGACTGAGGCCCCGCGGCCACCGGGAGCAAAGGACCTCCATG CATATCCATGGGACAAATCCTCTTTGAAATCCATGCCAGTAGATCTGCAGCAATTTGAGAAGCTGGATGCCTACGCATTAAAA GTGAATGTCAAGAACAGTGTGGAGGAACTGGTCAAAGCCCTGCTGAAACAAGCCCGGACTGACCTGGAAAAGGTCCGAGCCATATGGATGTGGATATGCCATCACATAG AATACGACGTCGTGGGCTACCACAACAAAAGCCAGCTGTCGAGCAAGCCCAGAGATGTGCTTCAGATGGGCAAGAGCATTTGTGAGGGCTATGCCGAGCTCTTTGAACATATGTGCAG TCTTGCAGGGATTCAGTGCAAGAAGCTCTCAGGACATGCCAAGGGACACGGGTACAAGACAGGGCAGACCTTTACAGGGGACTCTGACCATGCCTGGAATGCTGTCTACCTTGAGGGAAGGTGGCATTTACTGGACAGCACCTGGGGCAGCGGTTCTGTGGATGATTCCTTCACCAAGTTCACCTACAG gtACAATGAGTTTTACTTTCTGACTCACCCGGCCCTGTTCATTAACAATCACTTCCCAGATAACAGTAACTGGCAGCTTCTTAAGCCCACGCTGACGCTGAAGGAGTTTGAGAACAACATGCTGCACAGCAGCAACTTCTAcatgctggggctgctggctgcACACCCAGAGACTCCTATCATCCAAACAG TAAATGGAAAAGCCTCTGTATCCGTGGACTGCCGTCCTGGCACGTTATTTATGTTTAAGCTGAAGGGAACAGATGAACACGGTTTGATGACTTTGAAAAAACGCGGGATGAAGCTGGATATCTACCCACAGAAGACAGGGAGACACAAGCTGGAGATCTTTGCCAAGCCCTCCAAGGCTGAGGCTCCAGATGACGTCTTCAAGTGCGTGGTGGAGTACGTGGTGGAGTGCGAGTCTGTGGACAAGGCCATGCGCTTCCCCAAGGACCTGCACCAGCCCGTCGGGCCCAGCTGGTTCTCAGAGCGCCAGGGCTTCCTGCAGCCGTCACACCGCGAGCCCATCCTGCACACCAATGACGGGCGCTGCTCCCTCACCTTCACCCTGGGCAAGGACATCAGTGTCCTCACCTCGCTGCACACCGAGGGCAGCAGCCTCACGGAGGACATGGGCAGGCGGCACGTGCTGCAGATCCACCGCGGAAACCAGATCGAGCTGAAGGTCCATCTCCCGCACGCGGGGAACTTCGTTCTCAAAATCTACTCTAAGAAGAAGTCGGACCCTGGTAATTACGACTACATCTTCAACTACCTCATCAGGTGCCTGAACACGGAGGTGAAGTGGCCAGCCTTCCCCCGGAGCTACAGCAAGTGGCTGCAAGACTACGAGATCCTGGAGCCGCTCTCGGGCCTGCTGCCCGCCAACCGCAACGTCCAGTTCAAACTCAAAATGCACGGCGTTGCCAAGGTGCTGGTCCAGGCTGAGAACACCTACCCTCTCACCCAGAagaagggctgctgggaggGAACCTGCAACACCTCGGGGTGCAGAGAGGTGTTTGTGATGGTGCACGAGAATGCCAACCACAGCTTCTACTCTCACGTCCTCAAATACGAAGTTGAGACCCAGTAA